The window CTTGTAGATTATGGTCACAGAAGCTTTTGGTAGCATGGAAGTACTAGGGAAAGGAATAGTACAGTATGTCTCTTCTAATAAAATTATTATTTCTAAAGGGAATAAATTGTTTTGTAAAAAAAGAAATAATTCCCATTGGAAACCTTGGTGTAACTTGCCGATATCTTTGTCTGAAAAGTTTTATAGTAGTAATCGTTGGTTGTCAAGACTATTCAGAAATGAAGTACATCATGTTATCAAGATAAGGGATGGAATTTTTGCCTGTTTTGCCTTTGGTAAAATTTACTTGGTGGAAGAAAATATTGGCCAAGTAGAGGTGATTGGGAATATTAAAGGTTCACGCCCATTAAAAATTTGCTCAGATGGCAGCTGTATTTATTATGGAGTTTATACAGGTAATACAGAACGAAAACCTATCAAACTTTTTTCCTATCTTTTAGAAGAAAGCAAATGGTCAGTATATCATATATTTAATAATATTCGCCACATTCATGGCGTATTTTGGGATCAATATGAATCTAACTTATGGGTTACAACAGGAGATTTAGATCATGAATCAATTATATGGCGATTTAATGATAAAGGTGAGCCAGAAAAAATCGCAACAGGTTCGCAACAAACCAGGGCAGTTGACCTTTTATTTACTAAAGACGCTATTTTTTATACTACTGATGCCCCAAATGAACAAAACTATATATACTGTTTAGATCGTAAAAGTGGACAGGTAGAACAACTGCAAGAGATAGGCGGTCCTGTATTCTACGGTAAAGCGTTGGAAAACGGGCTATTCTTTTCTACAGTAGTAGAACCTTCGGAAGTAAATAGAATGGATGCTGTGGAGTTATGGTATTCTAATGATGAGGGTAAGAATTGGAAAAAAATAAAAGAGTTTAAGAAGGATTTCGGACATATGAAATTGTTTCAATACGGGCAGATCAAGTTTCCGAATGGATCGGGAGATGGTAATAATTTATGGTTTACTCCTTATGCTACTGAATATGATCATCAGATAATGAAGTTGCCATTGGATTCAGTTTGATATTTTTATAACTAAGTTAATACTAAAACTATTAAGGATCTTAGTGGTAAGTCCGTCAGTATGTTAAACCAACTTGGATTGTATTACAGGACGATTAAGCACCTCAAGCCGATACAAATTCGATACCGCTTGTGGTATATGTTCCGAAACAAAACCCGAAAACTCATTGGCCACTCCTGTCCACTTTCAATCCCCAAACTAGGAAACAGGCTAAACCTTGAAGAGGATATATCTAAACCTGCAACCTGCAACCTGCAACCTTTTTCTACTAAGGTAAGTTTCACTTTTTTAAATCTTACCCAATCATTTGAAGGGAATATAAATTGGAATACAAGAACCTACGGTAAACTTTGGGTCTATAACCTCAATTATTTTGACTACTTGCACCAGACGGATATATCCAAAGAAGAGGGTCTAAAGCTTATTAGGGGGTTTATTCATCAGGTCAAAGAAAACAATGAGGGACTCGAACCCTATCCAATATCACTGAGAGGTATCAATTGGATAAAGTTTTTAAGTAAGCATGATATAGAAGATAAGGAGATTGACTCAAGTCTTTATTCCCAGTATCAAATACTGTTAGACAATTTGGAATATCACTTGTTAGGAAATCACCTGCTGGAAAATGGATGCAGCCTGCTGTTTGGAGCCTATTATTTACAGGATCAGGAGTTATATAACAAGGCAAAAGAAATTTTGAGCGAAGAGCTGGAAGAACAGATCCTAAATGATGGGGGGCATTTTGAGCGTTCGACGATGTATCATTGCATCCTTCTAGAGCGGCTGATGGATTGCCATAATGTTATGTCTCATAATGATGCATTCGAAGACACAGACTTGGAGCAGAAAGTAAAAGAGAAAGTGAAATTAATGCTGGGGTGGCTTGCAAAGGTGTCTGTGGACCGACGACAGACGACCGGGGATAAGACCGCCCCAAACGAACCACAATTACCTTTATTAAATGATGCTGCCAAAGGGATTGGCTCGGAGCCTGTTGAACTATTCGATTACGCCGATCGCCTGGGCCTGGAGGCAGGCAAAGTTGAGTTAGGACAAAGTGGTTATAGACGTTACTCATCAGGGAACATTGATATTATTTGTGATGTGGGGAGGGTTGGTCCGGATTATCAGCCGGGACATGCTCACAGCGATACATTTTCTTTTGTGTTATATGTGGATGGTAAACCGGTTATTATTGATCCCGGTATTTCTACCTATGAAAATAATGACCAGCGTCAGTTGGAACGGTCAACCAATTTTCATAATACAGTTCAGTACGGGGATAAAGAGCAGTCAGAAGTGTGGAGTGCCTTTAGGGTTGGGCGTAGGGCACAGGTTGAGATTAAGGCTGAGGATCAAAAGAAGTTGACTGCATCCCACAACGGATATCAGCCATGGGGGATTACTCACGAGCGGGAATGGACAGTGAAGGAAGATCATATTTATATTAGGGATCGCTTGATTGGGAAAGAGGGGGCAACAGGAAAGTTTTATCTACATTTTCATCCGTTGTTTTTAGGCGAAATATTGGTACAAGACAACAGTATACAAACAAAGGGTATTAAAGTTGAAGTAGAAGGTGCTGTTGATATCAGAAAGTACAACTATGATTGCCCCGACGGTTATAATCAGTATATTAAGGCCCCAAAAATTAAGGTAACATTTTTTAATCATTTAATTACTAAAATCTTTTGGAACACAGAGACCACAGGGTTAAAAAAATAAAATAGTGGGCTCTGTTTCTTCTCTGCGAACTCTGCGTTAAAAGATATTATGCACATATTATTCATCACCGATAATTTCCCTCCAGAAGTAAATGCCCCTGCCACCCGTACTTACGAACATGCTAAAATATGGGCCGAAGAGGGTCACCAGGTAACAGTAATTACTTGTAACCCTAATTTCCCGCAGGGTGAAATATATGATGGCTATGAAAATAAGCTTTGCCAAAAAGAGGAAATAGATGGTATAAATGTTATTCGTGTGTGGTCATATATTACCTCTAATGAAGGATTTATTAAAAGAACGCTGGATTATTTTAGTTTTGCAGTTACTTCCTTTTGGGCTGGCCTGTTTCAAAAGACGGATATCTTAATTGCAACTTCGCCCCAGTTTTTTACAACGTGGAGCGGGTGGGGGTTGTCTAAGTTTAAACGCAAGCCATGGGTATTTGAGCTGCGTGATTTATGGCCGGAGTCTATTAAAACAGTAGGGGCGTTAGATGATGGGCTTATTTATGATACCTTAGAGCAAATAGAGTTGTTTTTATATCGTAGTGCGGATTTAGTTGTACCGGTAACAGATGCGTTTAAAAAGAATTTAGTTGATCGTAATATTGAATCTGACAAGCAGCTTGTTATTCCCAATGGATCAAACCTTGATCTATTTAATAAAGAGAACAGTGATGGTCAGAGAATACGTAAGCAGTTAAGTCTGGAATATAAGTTTATAGTCGGTTATTTAGGTACTCACGGTATGGCTCATAGCCTGGATTTTATTCTGGAGTGTGTAGCCGATATTGAAGATCCGGATATACACTTTCTTTTTATAGGAGATGGGGCAGAAAAAGAAAGATTAGTAGCAATGGCTAAGCAACGCAATTTGGAAAATGTTACTTTTGTAGATCCTATTCCCAAACAGGAAGTACCTGATTATTTAGATGCTGTTGATGTTTCTTTAGTTCCACTAAAGAAATCTGATACTTTTAAAACGGTGATACCTTCAAAGATTTTTGAGGCTGCTTCCATGCAACTACCTATTTTATTGGGAGTAGAAGGTCAAGCACAGGAAATTGTTGAAGCTTATGAAGCAGGTATCTGTTTTGAACCTGAGAATAAGGATGACTTTTTAGCTAAACTCAGGTTACTTAAAGAAGATAAAGAGCTATATGAAAAAGTTTCCAAGAATGGAGAAAAACTGGCTCAGGCTTATGATCGGGAGAAACTGGCCCGAAAGATGTTGGATGCCTTGGAAAAATTAACCTTATGAAATAGTTAACGATAAATAGCCGCAGATCTGCACAGATTAAAACCGATTTAAAAAGTTAAATCAGTGAAAATCTGTGGCCAATCTAAATGTTAAATCAAAAAATATATAAATGAAGATTATCAACGTTGCAAGCGCACGTCCTAATTTCATGAAAGTGGCGCCACTGTTAGAGGAATACAAAAATCATCAGGAGGTCGAAGCGCAGTTGCTGCATACCGGTCAGCATTATGATTACGAAATGTCCAAGATCTTTTTTGACGAGCTGGGCATTCCCAAACCCGATTTTCACTTGGGAGTAGGCAGCGGCAGCCACGCTGAGCAGACCGCCAAGGTGATGACCGAATTTGAGAAAGTTCTGGAGAAAGAACAACCTGACTGGGTGGTAGTGGTAGGTGATGTGAATCCGACTATGGCCTGTACTATTGTGGCTAATAAAATGGGCATTAAAGTGGCCCATGTGGAAGCAGGTTTACGCAGTTACGACCGTGATATGCCCGAAGAGATCAACCGGGTACTGACCGATAGTATCGCTGACTTGTTGCTTACTCCGTCTATTGATGGTAATATGAATTTGATCAAAGAGGGCATCCCCGAAGAAAAGATTCGTTTCGTAGGGAATATTATGATCGACACGCTCTTTAATATGCGGAAGCGGTCGGATGAGTCTACTATTTTAGGCGATCTGGGTATCAGCGAAAAAGGATATGTGCTGGTGACTTTGCACCGTCCGTCAAATGTAGATCAGAAGAAAACGCTGAGTAATTTTGTAGATATTTTGGAGGAAACTTCTAAAGAATTGCCGCTGGTGTGGCCCGTACATCCGCGATCTAAAAGCAATGCTGAAAAATTTGGGCTTTGGGATGAATTACAGGCCATTGATAACCTCCACTTATTGGAGCCGGTGGGGTATCTGGATAATGTGAACCTAATGAATAATGCCCGATTAGTACTGACCGATTCCGGAGGTATACAGGAAGAAACTACAGCATTAGGTGTACCCTGTCTGACGGCCCGAGAAAACACCGAACGTCCTATTACCATTACTGAAGGGACAAATACCTTGGTGGGCACCGATCCTGAGGTGATTTTAGATCATATTACAAAGCATTTGCAAAATGGTGTGGCCGGTGATAAGGATCTTCCGAAACCGTTGTATTGGGATGGTAATACGGCGAAGAGGATTGTTAAAGTGATTCTCGAAGTTAATTGAGTTATTAGGTGACTGAGTTACTAAGTCATTGAAGGGCAAAGAATGATTGACGGTTGACGGTGGACCGATGACCGTTTTAATGTTGAAGGTTGAATTAGTTACTTCGCTTTAATCAGGAGTTACTCCTTTTCCTGCTCGCAGGGAAGGGAGATAGAGGGATGGGTCGAAAGCAATCATTGAGTGATAATGATACAAAGTGTGTTGTTCATTTCTGTAAAGGCGGTAAGAAAATCAGATAGCCAGTAATAAAAGGGTTAATGAAGCTTCTCTTTTAGGATGAAAACATAGCGTAGCGGAATCTCAGAATCTCTGGCTAATTGTTTAAAAATGGTTGTATGATGAATTCCTAAGATTCTACGTACACCTACGCCTAAGTTAGTTCTTAGGTGTACTTTGCGAGCTTAATGGTTGGAGATCCCTCCATGCTGGTCGGGATGATACAACGTTTAATTAACTCTTTTACTTACAACACGAAGGCCTTATATTCAGCCTTTCCAAAATTTTAGATTGTTAAATAATATCAGAAATGCTTCAAGAGCTTTTGGGTAAAATTGAGAACAAAGAATACACCGTCGGCATTGTAGGATTGGGATATGTGGGATTACCCTTGATGTGGACGTTCCATAGCAATAACATGCCGGTGTTGGGTTTCGATATTGATACCGATAAAATTGAGAGTATCGAGCAGGGTAAGCCCTATATAAAGCATCTCGGGCAAGAGATGATGCAGAAACTTTCTGATAGTGAAAAATGTGATGCCACTACAGATTTTAGTCGCATTCCCGAAGTAGATGCCCTGTTGCTCTGTGTGCCAACTCCACTTGATCATCACCGTGAGCCTGATATGCAGTATGTGGAAAAAACGTGTCTGACGGTTGGTGAGAATCTACGTAAAGGTCAGCTGGTGGTATTGGAATCGACTACTTATCCGGGTACTACCGAGGAACTGATTATTCCCATATTGGAATCAAAGTCAGGGCTTACGGCAGGAGAAGATTTTTATGTGGCCTACAGCCCCGAGCGTGAAGATCCCGGCAATATCAATTTCGATACGGGTAGTATCCCCAAAGTAGTAGGGGGGCATACCCAAGAGGGGATAGATTTGGCCTGTGCCTTATACGATACCTCAATTGTAGAAACGGTTCCGGTATCGGATACCAAAACAGCTGAAGCTGTAAAGATTACCGAAAATGTATTTC of the Fodinibius sp. Rm-B-1B1-1 genome contains:
- a CDS encoding alginate lyase family protein; this encodes MFRNKTRKLIGHSCPLSIPKLGNRLNLEEDISKPATCNLQPFSTKVSFTFLNLTQSFEGNINWNTRTYGKLWVYNLNYFDYLHQTDISKEEGLKLIRGFIHQVKENNEGLEPYPISLRGINWIKFLSKHDIEDKEIDSSLYSQYQILLDNLEYHLLGNHLLENGCSLLFGAYYLQDQELYNKAKEILSEELEEQILNDGGHFERSTMYHCILLERLMDCHNVMSHNDAFEDTDLEQKVKEKVKLMLGWLAKVSVDRRQTTGDKTAPNEPQLPLLNDAAKGIGSEPVELFDYADRLGLEAGKVELGQSGYRRYSSGNIDIICDVGRVGPDYQPGHAHSDTFSFVLYVDGKPVIIDPGISTYENNDQRQLERSTNFHNTVQYGDKEQSEVWSAFRVGRRAQVEIKAEDQKKLTASHNGYQPWGITHEREWTVKEDHIYIRDRLIGKEGATGKFYLHFHPLFLGEILVQDNSIQTKGIKVEVEGAVDIRKYNYDCPDGYNQYIKAPKIKVTFFNHLITKIFWNTETTGLKK
- a CDS encoding glycosyltransferase family 4 protein, giving the protein MHILFITDNFPPEVNAPATRTYEHAKIWAEEGHQVTVITCNPNFPQGEIYDGYENKLCQKEEIDGINVIRVWSYITSNEGFIKRTLDYFSFAVTSFWAGLFQKTDILIATSPQFFTTWSGWGLSKFKRKPWVFELRDLWPESIKTVGALDDGLIYDTLEQIELFLYRSADLVVPVTDAFKKNLVDRNIESDKQLVIPNGSNLDLFNKENSDGQRIRKQLSLEYKFIVGYLGTHGMAHSLDFILECVADIEDPDIHFLFIGDGAEKERLVAMAKQRNLENVTFVDPIPKQEVPDYLDAVDVSLVPLKKSDTFKTVIPSKIFEAASMQLPILLGVEGQAQEIVEAYEAGICFEPENKDDFLAKLRLLKEDKELYEKVSKNGEKLAQAYDREKLARKMLDALEKLTL
- the wecB gene encoding non-hydrolyzing UDP-N-acetylglucosamine 2-epimerase; protein product: MKIINVASARPNFMKVAPLLEEYKNHQEVEAQLLHTGQHYDYEMSKIFFDELGIPKPDFHLGVGSGSHAEQTAKVMTEFEKVLEKEQPDWVVVVGDVNPTMACTIVANKMGIKVAHVEAGLRSYDRDMPEEINRVLTDSIADLLLTPSIDGNMNLIKEGIPEEKIRFVGNIMIDTLFNMRKRSDESTILGDLGISEKGYVLVTLHRPSNVDQKKTLSNFVDILEETSKELPLVWPVHPRSKSNAEKFGLWDELQAIDNLHLLEPVGYLDNVNLMNNARLVLTDSGGIQEETTALGVPCLTARENTERPITITEGTNTLVGTDPEVILDHITKHLQNGVAGDKDLPKPLYWDGNTAKRIVKVILEVN
- a CDS encoding nucleotide sugar dehydrogenase; amino-acid sequence: MLQELLGKIENKEYTVGIVGLGYVGLPLMWTFHSNNMPVLGFDIDTDKIESIEQGKPYIKHLGQEMMQKLSDSEKCDATTDFSRIPEVDALLLCVPTPLDHHREPDMQYVEKTCLTVGENLRKGQLVVLESTTYPGTTEELIIPILESKSGLTAGEDFYVAYSPEREDPGNINFDTGSIPKVVGGHTQEGIDLACALYDTSIVETVPVSDTKTAEAVKITENVFRAVNIALVNELKVVFSEMDIDVHEVLDAADTKPFGFMKFVPGPGLGGHCIPIDPFYLTWKAREYEENTRFIELAGEINTSMPQYVIDQTLKALNAHKKPLNDSDILVLGLAYKPDVDDMRESPTFKILDLLEEYEANVSYYDPHIPEIKPTREHDEWTGTKSISWDKKTVEGFDAVIISTDHSCVDYQQLAEWSDCIIDSRNALKGIESQSDIHFWKA